In a genomic window of Gossypium arboreum isolate Shixiya-1 chromosome 9, ASM2569848v2, whole genome shotgun sequence:
- the LOC108454034 gene encoding peptidyl-prolyl cis-trans isomerase PASTICCINO1 — translation MASEADAEQSYVPQKKKSESEDDKRRKKIVPGSLMKALMRPGGGESNPSDGDQIIYHCTVRTLDGVVVESTRSEHGGKGIPIRNVLGKSKMILGLLEGIPTMLKGEVAMFKMMPQMHYGEEDCPVPAPSSFPKEDDLHFEIELMDFSKAKVVSDDLGVLKKVIDEGQGWESPREPYEVKAWISAKTGDGKVIMSHTEGEPYFFAFGKCEVPKGLEMGIGTMTRKEKAVVYVTNQYLTPSPLLPMIEDYEEVHFEVELVHFIQVRDMLGDGRLIKRRLHDGKGDFPMDCPLHDSLLQVHYKGMLLNEEKTVFYDTRVDNQGEPLEFSSGEGMVPEGFEMCVRLMLPGEIALVTCPPDYAYDKFSRPPSVPEGAHVQWEIELLGFEMPKDWTGLNFQEIMDEAEKIRVTGNRLFKEGKFELAKAKYEKVLREFNHVNPQTDEEGKVFLDTRNSLHLNVAACFLKMGECRKSIDACNKVLDATPVHAKALYRRGMAYMAAGDFEEARSDFQMMIKVDKSSEPDATAALAKLKKQEQEVERKARKQFKGLFDKKPGEIAEVQVEDRAGGEITGENQKNDLSAPFLERDDSQHCNEADGGQYGMGWFYSLWPSGRRIFSALGIDKCTIL, via the exons ATGGCGTCAGAGGCAGATGCTGAGCAGAGCTATGTACCGCAGAAGAAGAAATCGGAGTCTGAGGATGACAAGAG GAGAAAGAAAATTGTTCCTGGAAGCCTAATGAAAGCTTTGATGAGACCTGGAGGAGGAGAATCAAATCCTTCAGATGGTGATCAG attatatatcattgcacgGTTAGGACATTGGATGGAGTTGTCGTTGAGTCAACGAGATCAGAACATGGAG GGAAAGGTATTCCGATAAGAAACGTATTGGGCAAGAGCAAAATGATATTGGGCTTGTTGGAAGGGATTCCAACGATGCTGAAGGGTGAAGTGGCAATG TTCAAAATGATGCCTCAAATGCACTATGGGGAGGAGGATTGCCCTGTTCCAGCTCCTAGTAGTTTCCCCAAAGAAGATGATCTCCATTTTGAGATTGAGTTGAtggatttctccaaagccaag GTTGTGTCTGATGATTTGGGAGTTTTAAAGAAG GTGATAGATGAAGGACAGGGTTGGGAATCACCAAGGGAACCATATGAAGTAAAAGCTTG GATTTCTGCAAAGACAGGTGATGGGAAAGTGATTATGTCACACACTGAAGGAGAACCATATTTCTTTGCTTTTGGGAAATGTGAG GTACCTAAAGGTCTTGAGATGGGAATAGGAACAATGACACGGAAAGAGAAGGCGGTAGTTTATGTTACCAATCAATACTTAACCCCATCTCCTTTATTGCCCATGATAGAAGACTATGAAGAAGTTCATTTTGAAGTTGAGCTTGTCCACTTCATCCAG GTGAGGGACATGCTGGGAGATGGTCGCCTAATTAAACGACGACTACATGATGGAAAAG GGGACTTTCCCATGGATTGCCCACTTCATGACAGTCTTTTACAAGTCCATTACAAGGGCATGCTTCTTAATGAAGAAAAGACAGTATTCTATGATACAAGAGTTGATAACCAGGGCGAACCTTTGGAGTTCAGTTCCGGAGAAGGGATG gTGCCTGAGGGATTTGAAATGTGTGTCCGTTTGATGCTACCTGGGGAGATTGCTCTTGTCACATGCCCTCCTGACTATGCATATGACAAATTCTCAAG GCCACCTAGTGTTCCTGAAGGCGCTCATGTTCAATGGGAAATTGAGCTTCTTGGTTTTGAGATGCCAAAG GATTGGACTGGTTTGAACTTTCAGGAAATAATGGATGAAGCAGAAAAAATTCGAGTGACG GGTAACCGACTCTTCAAAGAGGGAAAATTTGAACTTGCCAAGGCAAAATATGAAAAG GTGCTTCGGGAGTTCAATCATGTTAATCCACAAACGGATGAGGAAGGAAAAGTGTTTTTAGACACAAGA AATTCTTTACATCTGAATGTAGCTGCGTGCTTCCTCAAAATGGGAGAGTGCAGAAAGTCCATTGACGCATGTAATAAG GTTTTAGATGCAACGCCTGTACATGCAAAGGCACTATACCGTCGTGGAATGGCTTACATGGCAGCTGGAGATTTCGAGGAAGCAAGAAGTGATTTCCAAATG ATGATCAAAGTTGATAAGTCATCAGAACCAGATGCAACTGCAGCTCTAGCAAAACTGAAGAAGCAAGAGCAG GAAGTAGAGAGGAAGGCTCGCAAACAATTTAAAGGACTATTTGACAAGAAGCCAGGAGAAATTGCAGAAGTTCAAGTTGAAGATAGAGCTGGAGGTGAGATCACTGGTGAAAACCAGAAGAATGATTTGTCGGCGCCATTCTTAGAAAGAGACGATTCTCAACATTGTAATGAAGCTGATGGTGGTCAATATGGAATGGGCTGGTTTTACAGCTTGTGGCCTTCTGGGAGAAGAATATTTTCAGCTCTTGGCATTGATAAATGTACCATACTCTAA